The Rosa chinensis cultivar Old Blush chromosome 7, RchiOBHm-V2, whole genome shotgun sequence DNA segment AATCAAATATTTGAATATCAACCTTGCTTACTAATGAATTCCATAAGGACCATTCCCAAGTTGAATTtacaattttctttggttaagtcGAAGGTTTACCTGACCACTTAGCATCTCATACAAAAGTATACCAATGCTCCACCAATCTGCATCTTTGTTGTGGCCTTTAGACAGCAGAATTTCAGGAGCCATGTATTCGGTGGTTCCACACATTGAATTCGATCTGCTATCTTCATCAATTTCCTTTGCTAGTCCAAAATCCGTCAGCATCACCTGTATCAAAAGTATCAGTTTCAGGTCACATAAGCATCCAGCAAGAAAAACTATACAACTTCTGTGCATGTTCCTACAACAGAGCTGAGTGAATGAGCATAGCCATTACATGCCCATCAGCATCCATGAGAACATTTTCTGGCTTAAGGTCCCGATGCACAATCCCGCATTTGTGAAGATGTGAAACAGCAGACACTATCTCAGCAGTGTAAAACCTCGCCTGATCCTCACTACTCAACAAAACACCCGATATCAAAAACACTGTAAACATAGACAGAGCCACTACAAAATCTCTTCATGGTACTCAAAAACCACATTCACCTGAATATCCCCTGCCGGTACAAATGATAGAACAAATGCCCTCCATTCATGAAATCCATGATCAAGTACAGCTTACACTTGGTCTGAAAATTCAACACAAGAATTACCACCATTCATTCATAGAATGACACAATCACACCAAAATTGGGTGTACCTGAAAAGAGTAGCGGAGCTGAACAATAAAAGGGTGCACAACTTTGGTGAGAATGTCCCTCTCAGCCTTCATGTAATCCACGTGGTTCTTCTTGATAACCGTCTCCTTCCTCATGACCTTCATGGCATAAAGCCCATCACCATCTTCATCGCCATCACTGCTCTTCTTCCTCACCTGAAACACCTTCCCGAACGCGCCCTTGCCGACGACTCTGAGAATCTCGAAATCCCAAGGCCCGAACTTCCGAACCGCCGATTCCTCATCTTTCAGGGTTTCGGAAACGGCGTCGTTTTCGTCGTCCTCGGAGTCGGAGTCGGCGGCGGTGAAGGGGaggagggaggaggaggaggtgggagTGAAGCGCGGGGAGGGGCCGACGAAGGAGTGGGAGCGGTTGTGGATGACGAGTAACGACGGCGAGAATGAAGTGGACGCGCCGCCGTCGTTGGAGGCGGTTGGGGGGCCGAAGACGTCGTTAAAGTCGAAGTCTTGAGgcggagaagaagaggaggaaggtgGGATCGTGAGCTTGGTGAGCTTTGTGGCAAGGAGGGAATGGAGGGTTTTGTTATTGTTCTGAGAGGAGGACACCATGATTgattggttttgggttttgctctgagctttctctctctacattttgctgggttttagagagagagagagagattggcaACTGTAAAGTTGGTTATATATGGAGGCTGGCGGGTGAGGTTGACTGGTAGTGGCGACGCGCGCTTTGAGATTCGTCAATGCCACTTCCCTACCTGGTTTACAGGTGGTCAAAACCTTTCTGTTTTTGGTAAGTAAACGATCAGGGAATTTCCACAACTGTTAGACAACAATCTCTCATCTTCGAGAAAACTAAAGAAGATAAAAATTAGCACTTTGCCGACGAGTTTTTGTTGAGAGATTAAAGAAGTCGATTATATTTTGGTCTGTAAAATCctctgaaaataaaattaaaaacattataCTATTGGTGATAAATTGTAACTCTGTAAATGCCTTCAAGAGTTCAAGAGAAAAATTTGCTTACAGAATTTCATTAGAACATGATCAATTTGTTTGATTACTTTTGCTAAC contains these protein-coding regions:
- the LOC112177167 gene encoding serine/threonine-protein kinase AtPK2/AtPK19, which encodes MVSSSQNNNKTLHSLLATKLTKLTIPPSSSSSPPQDFDFNDVFGPPTASNDGGASTSFSPSLLVIHNRSHSFVGPSPRFTPTSSSSLLPFTAADSDSEDDENDAVSETLKDEESAVRKFGPWDFEILRVVGKGAFGKVFQVRKKSSDGDEDGDGLYAMKVMRKETVIKKNHVDYMKAERDILTKVVHPFIVQLRYSFQTKCKLYLIMDFMNGGHLFYHLYRQGIFSEDQARFYTAEIVSAVSHLHKCGIVHRDLKPENVLMDADGHVMLTDFGLAKEIDEDSRSNSMCGTTEYMAPEILLSKGHNKDADWWSIGILLYEMLSGQPPFTHANRKKLQERIIREKVKLPPYLTTEAHSLLKGLLQKEPSQRLGSGPSGGDNIKSHKWFKTINWKKLEARELLPKFKPDVTGKECTANFDRCWTTMPLDDSPAPTPTAGEHFQGYTYVAPNTWLSSV